The Hippoglossus stenolepis isolate QCI-W04-F060 chromosome 3, HSTE1.2, whole genome shotgun sequence genomic sequence gagtgagacggagaaagggagagaaacaggagtgagacggagaaaggagagaaacagaggagtgagacggaggagtgagacggagaaagggagagatacagaggagtgagacggagaaagggagagaaacaggagtgagacggagaaaggagagaaacagaggagtgagacggagaaagggagagaaacaggagtgagacggagaaagttgagaaacaggagtgagacggagaaaggagagaaacagggagtgagacggagaaagggagagaaacagaggagtgagacggagaaagggagagaaacaggagtgagacggagaaaggtgagaaacagaggagtgagacggagaaagggagagaaacagaggagtgagacggagaaagggagagaaacaggagtgagacggagaaagggagagaaacgaggagtgagacggagaaagggagagaaacaggagtgagacggagaaagggagagaaacggaggagtgagacggagaaaggagagaaacaggagtgagacggagaaaggagagaaacaggagtgagacggagaaaggagagaaacaggagtgagacagagaaaggagagaaacaggagtgagacggagaaaggagagaaacagaggagtgagacggagaaagggagagagaaacagagagtgagacggagaaaggaaacaggagtgagacggagaaagggagagaaacaggagtgagacggagaaaggagagaaacagaggagtgagacggagaaagggagagaaaacagaggagtgagacggagaaaggagagaaacagaggagtagagaaagagcaggaggagaaaggagaggagaaacagggagagagagataagacggagagggagaagagagagagaggagagaagagagaagagaaggggagagagacagggagaaagggagagaaacaggagtgagatgtgaaacagaaaaagggaaattcaagcttttgctccctttattttatttttctgaagttaaggcctttatttgaacaattttcacattttatttattttctcttattttgaaatgcagccctacttttatttagttaatgagagaacattatacatatctgcaatcatacatatatgttcagttctttgttacgtgacaataaatattgtcaaacagtttttgaatcgtactgaattcatttgatttgacagtcaggtatttagtacatgcagatgttgatacaactactaggctacttaaatatatatcacactaaatagttagacattatgatctgccggacctttgcttcaagaaattttctctaactggacctctttacaTTTTCGTTGAATACCCCTGATTTAGAAGGTCGGggcacacatgacacacagagcttctccatcctcttctccatccttatctCATCAAAGATATTAAAGGGCACAtagttgatatggttccttggggtcttaatgaaatgtctgtaacatactttggtcaaaataccacaaggatcatataaaacagctttttaccctgtataaaacagccctccacagagtgacctgttttgagtgcctgttcctttaaatgctaatgagccagctcccccctcccccctctccccccatgattttaaacaatataaattacatattttatatgatataaattatcaaatatgcatcccatactttgtattcccctctgttgtcctggagttttaattttcccaatcacataattaaatgtcccctctgcccccactacaagcacacaagcagacagagagagagagaaagagagggggctatgaagaccatcatttacccccgaaccccgacattcaacgggtacaacaaaagcggagaaagcagaatcgcgggctgaccttatatatacagtctatgctggagaacggcgctgcgctggggggggcgggggggatgaggtggggggtgggccaagaccatgtagggagacttccagttccttgttacgacacaaaacccaggaagctcaatcgagtcactcaagcatgacgtttctgacttagaggaactataacaaaacgcacgagtgttttttcccagagtgtttgggttggtagacatgagccagatacccacattaacctggagaagcactaacaaagtggaatttgcatgatatgtcccctttaatatctcatcaatacatgttactgactggacttcttccccggagtccctttgccttatcgtccacagatccacattgtggattaggatctgtggatcgcgtatcagagatcacaatggtggatccagtatggtggattctgtatcgtgttggcatctgatagtggtggtggactacgatcgaggtggcagctgatgatggatcctcatggcggcagtggacaatgactgtggactatagtggcatccgatcttgatggtggatcctgatcttgatggtggatcctgatcgtggtggatcctgatcgtgatggtggatcctgatcgtggtggatcctgatcgtgatggatcctgatcgtggactatgatcacaacaagactgcttgatatataatatttctcctcagatactcgaccattactgacaataatccatcagttcattgaccttcagctacaaagtgtttaaacctgatgttctctgttccacgggacatctgttcacttgtgtccgtcctgggagacggatcctcacgtgtctctgaggtttctaccttctttacctgttaaaggttttagtagtttgactcttgttgagggttaagaacagaggacgtctcaccttgttaaagaccatgagacaaactgggatttgtgaatatgagactatacaaataaaatgtgattgattgattgaagtaGAAGTAAAAGATAGATAATATAGAATATGCACCACAGCCAATTTCTCCAATATAAAAGTAGCCAATAAAGTCGTGTAATTACACTCATGTACAGTAGGTGGCGGcatgcaccttgacgttggtttgTGTCCCGCCATttaaacaaagaagaaagagaacaagACGATCACAGTTTCGCCCGGACACTAATTCTGTGACACCTCAGCGTCCGACAGCAAAACAAGGTCGACTGGAAAGTTGAAGTAAACCGAAACTCTTGTTACcggctaacatgctaacagagTGATTAGAGCagaagctaacatgctaacagagTGATTAGAGCagaagctaacatgctaacagagTGATTAGAGCagaagctaacatgctaacagagTGATTAGAGCagaagctaacatgctaacagagTGATTAGAGCAGAAGCTAAAATGCTAACACAGTAGTTAGAGCagaagctaacatgctaacagagTGATTAGAGCagaagctaacatgctaacacagTAGTTAGAGCagaagctaacatgctaacagagTGATTAGAGCAGAAGCTAAAATGCTAACACAGTAGTTAGACCagaagctaacatgctaacagagTGATTAGAGCAGAAGCTAACAGGCGAACAGCTAGCTGTCTCTCAGCAGCACAAACATCTGCTCAGTCCGGGTCCAGTAGAAACTCCAGAAGCTCCCGGTCCCGCCGCTGCTGACAACATGCAGGCGGAGTTTCGGGCTCCTCGGCGCCGGACCCGGGTGCAGGAGGAGTACGAGGCTCCGCTGCCGGTGAGCCGCAGCCCGAGGGAGAGGACCGACCTCCGGGCGGAGCTCATCAACCTGCACGTGTTGGTTTGTCAACCGGACCACATCCAGAAGATCTACAACCAGGTCTGAGTTAATCCACATCATCTAAACCAGGTCTGAGTTGATCCACATCATCTAAACCAGGTCTGAGTTAATCCACATCATCTAAACCAGGTCTGAGTTGATCCACATCATCTAAACCAGGTCTGAGTTGATCCACATCATCTAAACCAGGTCTGAGTTGATCCACATCTAAACCAGGTCTGAGTTGATCCACATCATCTAAACCAGGTCTGAGTTGATCCACATCTAAACCAGGTCTGAGTTAATTCACATCATCTAAACCAGGTCTGAGTTGATCCGCATCATCTAAACCAGGTCTGAGTTAATTCACATCATCTAAACCAGGTCTGAGTTGATCCGCATCATCTAAACCAGGTCTGAGTTAATCCACATCATCTAAACCAGGTCTGAGTTAATCCACATCATCTAAACCAGGTCTGAGTTGATCCACATCATCTAAACCAGGTCTGAGTTGATCCACATCATCTAAACCAGGTCTGAGTTGATCCACATCTAAACCAGGTCTGAGTTGATCCACATCATCTAAACCAGGTCTGAGTTGATCCACATCTAAACCAGGTCTGAGTTAATTCACATCATCTAAACCAGGTCTGAGTTGATCCGATCATCTAAACCAGGTCTGAGTTGATCCACATCATCTAAACCAGGTCTGAGTTGATCCACATCTAAACCAGATCTGAGTTAATTCACATCATCTAAACCAGGTCTGAGTTGATCCGCATCATCTAAACCAGGTCTGAGTTAATTCACATCATCTAAACCAGGTCTGAGTTGATCCGCATCATCTAAACCAGGTCTGAGTTGATCGACAATTCCATCATCTAAACCAGGTCTGAGTTGATCCGCATCATCTAAACCAGGTCTGAGTTGATCCGCATCATCTGGTTTGGttaaatgaaaattcactcatgaTCTCCTCAGCACTCTGATGGAGGGGGGCTTCAGGGGGaaacagcactgcagcagaatccaacacAGCTGGAGTAACTAGTGACtgattcttcagacgtaataaaacataacctgcctccatcctgctgctgtgacgtCATCAAGTGACCACACGCCCCGACCTTCCCAAGTAACTGGACGAGGTCATCTACACGGTGTCTTTGATCCACGCGTGAgcgcggctccagaggaggatcacaGTCGGGGGAACGCTCCCTTTAAGTTCACCCGACTGTCtgaaagatatcctgggtatgttgaactcGCGTCTTAGTCTCATCTgaaaacaggttttatttttcttaggGATACTTTGGGAAAGGGGTCTTGTCAAGAGCGAGACCAGACCACAGCATCTTCGACCAATGGGAGCGTAAGTTTACACCCatacagtgacatcatcaccatTGGTCTGGTCCAATCAGTGCTGACAGCTTAAGTTCgctgcttcctgtttctgtcacaGAACACGAAGGTTCGTTTCTACCTCTCGTCTCAGAGTCCAGGTCAGTGACATCACATCCTGTTTGTTCACAAGATGACATCACATCCTGTCTGTCGTCTTGATGAACTCGCATCCTGTCCTGGCCCCACCCCCTCCAGGTATGATGAGATGCTAAAGTGGGCGGGAGCAGCTCTCTTCGCCCAGGGATTGGACGATGAGGCTGTCAGTCAAATCCTGACGAGGCTCTCTCAGCCTGTAGAGATGGAGgatgtgaggagggaggagacgtCGAGGTCAGTGGTCGAGCCGGACGTtaagagcagctgcaggttgagTGATTCTCCTCCATGTCACCAGactactttaaaatatttatacatgtcaggagttcaggtctgaaagaGTCATTAAACTGATCTTTGTCTTCATATTGATCCACAACATCTGAACCTTGATCACAGCTCGTACCGGGACCCAGAGTCTGACCCTGATCCTTTGGTTCGAGGTGCTGGTTTTGTCCTGGTCTGTGACAGCAAGGTGAGTCTTCATCTGAACCCGTTTCTACTGACGGATTTACAGAACACTCAAGGTGTTGCTTTGTGTCTGCAGGTCGGTGGGGGGGTCAGGGAGGTCAGACGGGCTCCGTTCTCTCTGTCCGAGTACCTGCAACTCAGCCTGGAGGAGGTAACACATCAGATCATGTGACTGGATCATGTGGTTAGAAATGTTCTGTTACCAGAGAATGTTAAGTATCAGCGAGGGTGTGAATCTATAAACAGATTTGATGCCACGTCTTTAGAATTTGAGTTAACTCAGATAAAACTGAGACTTTCTTttcccagaaatcacttcttctgcACTGATCTAAACACAGTACTTGTCAGTGgctgtgcagctgctgttttgtagcagtgaagaagaagcaATGTCCTGTAGTGTAGCGTTTATCAAAATGTCATTCTGTCCCACAAGTACATGGTGATGTGTACCTCACAGTCTGAAAcacgcagcatctattgcacttctgtccgtcctgacAGAGGGATCCTCACGTGACTCCGAGCTTTCTATGGCTTCTCTGTAGTTTGactgttgagggttaagaacagaggatgttgcttcttgttaagatctatgagattgaaaacttaaaatatcttttattttaataaactgtGGCTGAAGTTTAACAGCTGTTTTAACAGTAGTAAAAGTAATTTTTGTGtttcctacatttatttatgttgtttttcagttaaaCTAGATGATAAAAgaagttttatattattaattctCTGTTAACCTGAGCCAAGTCAAACAAAAATGATATTTATCATCTCTTCATTCAGGATCAGTaacatacagctgttaaaatagttaatagtttttaattgCACTTGTTTAAGAACAGGTATGAGAATCTGATAAGGACGAGAACGATAGTATCTGAACATCTCTGCATGTGGCCATCACACTGACCTTATGTTATACATGCTGGTTGGTTATAAATTGTGTCTGACTGTCCCGGGTgtcacatgacatttaaaacacaactgTAGTAAGACGCTGCAGACAAatctgtgctctgattggctgaacacGTCACTGTCAACCTCTATCTGTCTCCATCTACAGGCCTTCTTCCTTGTCTACAGTCTGGGCTGCCTGTCTATCTACCTGCACCAGGTCGGTCTGTCCTGTTTTcctaaaatcattttttctcaGGATGTGACGTTCTGTTTTATACGTTTCTTACATCACAGAGTTTATCACTGTAGCCTACAGACTGAACGTATCTTCTCttatatataactttatttcaaacagaacacaggttttcttttctcctcgcagcttctctttttttgtatgtttctcTCTGGTGTTGTTTTCCGTCAGGGTCGATGACTTGTCGTTAGGAAACAGATTATCTTTGACTTTAAGAATGCAGCCGAGTTTCTCATTAGATGACCTCACCTTTGTcctcctgtgattggtcaggaGCCCCTAACAATCATCCAGCTGTGGAGGAAGTTCCGATCCTTGCGCCCTGACTTCGTCAGCTCGTACGCAGCCTATCATCATTTTCGCAGCAGGGGGTGGGTCCCTAAAGGAGGGGGCGGGGCAAAATATGGCGTTGACCTCAGTAAGATAGAATATTAatacactgagacacacacaatcattcagttgtttgttgtcttattttaaaaataactttacttttctgttttcagtgttgTACAGGAAGGGTCCACCTTTCTACCACGCAaggtagcacacacacacaggttaacGCTGTCTGGTTATTTTGGTGCGTGTAATTTTAAAATCAGTCATTTTCAGCAGCTGTCCTCTCTCTGAACTTGTCCTCTCCCATAGTTACTCGGTGGTAATTGAGCGCGTTGACGATGCATTCATAGGCTCTGCATTGCGTCCGTTT encodes the following:
- the tsen2 gene encoding tRNA-splicing endonuclease subunit Sen2 isoform X3, coding for MQAEFRAPRRRTRVQEEYEAPLPVSRSPRERTDLRAELINLHVLVCQPDHIQKIYNQGYFGKGVLSRARPDHSIFDQWEQHEGSFLPLVSESRYDEMLKWAGAALFAQGLDDEAVSQILTRLSQPVEMEDVRREETSRSVVEPDVKSSCSSYRDPESDPDPLVRGAGFVLVCDSKVGGGVREVRRAPFSLSEYLQLSLEEAFFLVYSLGCLSIYLHQEPLTIIQLWRKFRSLRPDFVSSYAAYHHFRSRGWVPKGGGGAKYGVDLMLYRKGPPFYHASYSVVIERVDDAFIGSALRPFSWRSLAALNRITANVSKICFTGADVVLRHPSSRPIRG
- the tsen2 gene encoding tRNA-splicing endonuclease subunit Sen2 isoform X2 — protein: MQAEFRAPRRRTRVQEEYEAPLPVSRSPRERTDLRAELINLHVLVCQPDHIQKIYNQGYFGKGVLSRARPDHSIFDQWEQHEGSFLPLVSESRYDEMLKWAGAALFAQGLDDEAVSQILTRLSQPVEMEDVRREETSSSYRDPESDPDPLVRGAGFVLVCDSKVGGGVREVRRAPFSLSEYLQLSLEEAFFLVYSLGCLSIYLHQEPLTIIQLWRKFRSLRPDFVSSYAAYHHFRSRGWVPKGGGGAKYGVDLMLYRKGPPFYHASYSVVIERVDDAFIGSALRPFSWRSLAALNRITANVSKELMLCYVIHPAAQSEAELDSPECLRRLKVQDVIISRWVSSRERAEQDDI
- the tsen2 gene encoding tRNA-splicing endonuclease subunit Sen2 isoform X1; its protein translation is MQAEFRAPRRRTRVQEEYEAPLPVSRSPRERTDLRAELINLHVLVCQPDHIQKIYNQGYFGKGVLSRARPDHSIFDQWEQHEGSFLPLVSESRYDEMLKWAGAALFAQGLDDEAVSQILTRLSQPVEMEDVRREETSRSVVEPDVKSSCSSYRDPESDPDPLVRGAGFVLVCDSKVGGGVREVRRAPFSLSEYLQLSLEEAFFLVYSLGCLSIYLHQEPLTIIQLWRKFRSLRPDFVSSYAAYHHFRSRGWVPKGGGGAKYGVDLMLYRKGPPFYHASYSVVIERVDDAFIGSALRPFSWRSLAALNRITANVSKELMLCYVIHPAAQSEAELDSPECLRRLKVQDVIISRWVSSRERAEQDDI